Genomic DNA from Jejubacter calystegiae:
CGACCATTTATAAACACCATTGCCAATTTCATATTTTTTGTCTGAACCACTGAATTTAGCCCCCAGCACTTTATTGGCCGTGGCCTTGTATCCTTCTCTTATTCTCCCCTGAGGAGCCGCTAGCGCGAAATCTTCCCTACCATATTTAATCCAACCAGACGCCAGAATAGAAACTTCATCGCCTACCTGAAGCTGGATACCCGTGCTGATGCCTTCAGGAGCAGTCGCATCTATCTCTCCAGACCAAACAGGTTTAACTGCCATTGATAACTCCTTTCATATTGTCGATGAGTTATTAAAATCTCATCCTCATCGTTTATTCTTTGCAAAAAAACATCCCGCTGGACGATTTATATTAAGCAGCTTTCAGGGCCTGAGTTCGGTATTCTATCGAACTCAGGCTTCTTTCTTTCGTTGCCGGGATAGTTTTTTACTCTTTCCGCCAGTGGCGAAGGCCGTGATTACTTATAGACTTCTGCCGTAAAGCTGCCACTGTTATCACCATAGCCATCCGGCTTATCGGCAACGTACAGGTGCAGTTCGCCCGCTTCCGGCGCGGCCCATTTATAAACGCCATTACCAACGTCATAGCTCTTAGTTGAAGTACCAATACGCGCTTTCAGCACGATCTCATCTTTGGTCTCGAGCCCGGCGCGAACCCGCCCCTGCGGCGCGGCCAGCGCGTACTCTTCCTTGCCGTATTTGATCCATCCGTATGCCTTGATGGAAACTTCATCGCCCGCGTTGAGCTGAATACCCGTAGCAGCGCCCTGCGGATTGTTTGCCGGAACCTGTCCTGACCATGCAGCTTTTGTTGCCATTGATGTTTCCTCTTCGGTGGGGTGAATAAATTAGCATTACTTATCTTTCGGACCAGTACAGAATATTAGTCATTTATGAGAGAAAAGAAGGGATATAAGGGATGGTAGCTTGTACAAAAATTATCAAGCAATTGAAATAAATAATCAAAATAAAATATTTATAGGATTTTTCTCACAAATAACATTAATTAATTAAATGATATTATAGAATAATAAAGCATATTATCACCAGGGATTCTTATAATTCATGCCGTTATTTTTTCATCAACTCACGCCGCCCGATAGCACTCGGGCGGCAAATTCCCCTGGCAATCAGGCGGATAATTAATCCGCCACCCAGCTCGTGCCTTTGATATCAATCACAAACCGGTACTTCACGTCGCTTTTTAGCATTCGGGCAAAGGCCGTTTCTACCTCTGCGCCGCGAATCATCTCTATCTCAGCGGTAATGTTATGTCGACCGCAGAAGTCGAGCATCTCCTGGGTCTCTTTAATGCTGCCGATGGAGGTGCCGCTAATGCTAAGGCGGCGGAATACCATGGGCGTGACGTCCGGTGACGGATGGGGGCTGTCGGGGATCCCCACCAGCACCAGTTGCCCATTGGTTTTCAGTGCCGCCAGGTAAGGATCGAGTTCGTGCGGCGCGGCCACGCAGTCGAGAATCACGTCCAGACTTGCCGCACAGGCGGCCATCTGATCGGCGTCGCGCGATACCACCACCCGGCTCGCGCCCAGGCGACGGGCATCGGCCCCTTTTTCCGGCGAGGTGGTGAACAGGGTCACTTCAGCCCCCAGCGCGCTGGCAAGCTTCACCGCCATATGGCCGAGCCCGCCCAGACCGATCACTCCAACCCGGTCGCCAGACTTCACATTAAAGTGGCGCAGCGGCGACCAGACGGTTACGCCCGCGCACAGTAGCGGCGCCACGCCCCGGGGATCCAGATTTTCCGGAACCGAGACCACAAAGCGCCGATCCACCACGATATTCTGGGCGTAGCCGCCCCGGGTCATCTCCCCGGTATAGCGATCCTGACCGTTATAGGTAGGCGTAAAGCCCGCTTCGCAATACTGCTCTTCGTGCTGCTGGCAGAAATGGCAGTGACCGCAGGCATCCACCATGACGCCAACGCCCACCAGATCGCCCGGCTGGTATTCGCTAACCGCCTGACCGGTGCTCACTACCCGCCCGACAATTTCATGGCCCGGCACCAGCGGATACTGGCTGACGCCCCACTCATTGCGCGCCATATGCAGATCGGAGTGACACACCCCGCAGTAGAGAATGTCGATCAGCACATCGTCCGGCTGCACGTCACGCAGCGTGACTTCACCCACGCGCAGCGCCTGGTCGGCCGCCTGCGCCATTATTCCGCGAATTTTCATCGTTACCTCTGGCCGGTTATTAACAGGGCGCACACTATAGACACACGGTATCTTTATTGGTAGTAGTCACCAAATGGTGACCATTAAACAGAAGGATATAAGATGCCGGTGATTGTTGACGGTAAACTCTGCTTCTTTGCAGATTCCGCGCCGCGCAGGCTGATGGCGCTTTTTTCGGTCAAGTGGAGCACCATGGTGCTGCATGCGCTGTGGCACTGGCCGGGCCAACGCAGCCGACCCGGCGAGCTTCAGCGCAGTTTGCAGGGTATTTCCAAGAAGATGCTGCTCCAGACGTTAAGGGAGCTGGAACAGCGCGGGCTGATTACCCGCCACGTCTACCCGGTAGTGCCGCCAAAGGTCGAATATCAGCTCACACCGCTGGGTAAAACCTTTGCCGAACCCATCGAACAGATGTATCAGTGGGGGCTGGATAACGAGGCCGCGCTGGATGAAATGGAACAGAATTACCGCAAGGCGCAACAGCCCGGCGACCCGGTCTGATGCGCCTTATGATTCGATTCAGGGAGCATTCAGGAAGTCGATAACTGCGCTATTGAGCGGCCCCGGGCACTCTTCCGGTAGCCAGTGTCCGCAGCCGGGCAGCACTTTGCCTGTGACATTGCTTGCGTAGCGACGCAGTTGATCGACCTGAAACTGCCCCATTCCACCGTGCCCGCCGCCGCCAATCGCCAAAACGGGAAGCGTGAGCGGCGTGCCGGAAAGCTTCCGGTTATCCTGTACGTTCTGATTCAGCTCGCGATAGTAGCCAAAGGCCGCCGCCAGGCTGTGCGGTTTGGCGTAAGACTTCGCATACATATCCAGCAGTTTTGGGGTGAATACCGCCTTATTAACGGCATGCGTTTTAATAAAGTGTTCGAAGAACAGGCGCTCTTTACCGGTAATCAGCTTTTCCGCCAGTTGCCCATCTGCCGCAAAGAAACTGAAGTGCCAGACCAGCGATTCCCCTTCAGGCGTGAAGGCCGGAAATTCGTAAATGCTGTCATCAGGTATCGGCGCTTCCATATAGACCGCCTTGCGGATCTGCGCCTGGTGCTGCACCAGCATCGGCCAGGTATTCCAGATTCCAATATCGTGGGCCACCAGATCGAACTTCTGTTCACCGCTAAATCGGGTGGCAAGCTTAAACAGTAGCGGTGCGACGTCCCGCCCCCGTAATGAAGGCGCTGGCGCTGACTGCCCCAGCCCCGGGAGATCCGGCGCTACCACCGTGTAGTGCTGCGCCAGCAGGGGCATGAGCTGGTGCCACTCATACCAGGTTTGGCCAAAGCCGTGAACCAGAAAGACCAGCGGCCCGCTACCGCCTTTGACATAGTGCAGCTTAACGCCGTCAACGG
This window encodes:
- a CDS encoding LecA/PA-IL family lectin codes for the protein MAVKPVWSGEIDATAPEGISTGIQLQVGDEVSILASGWIKYGREDFALAAPQGRIREGYKATANKVLGAKFSGSDKKYEIGNGVYKWSVPETGELILYVIDAEGKYVDNSGSFTAEVYK
- a CDS encoding LecA/PA-IL family lectin — protein: MATKAAWSGQVPANNPQGAATGIQLNAGDEVSIKAYGWIKYGKEEYALAAPQGRVRAGLETKDEIVLKARIGTSTKSYDVGNGVYKWAAPEAGELHLYVADKPDGYGDNSGSFTAEVYK
- a CDS encoding NAD(P)-dependent alcohol dehydrogenase; protein product: MKIRGIMAQAADQALRVGEVTLRDVQPDDVLIDILYCGVCHSDLHMARNEWGVSQYPLVPGHEIVGRVVSTGQAVSEYQPGDLVGVGVMVDACGHCHFCQQHEEQYCEAGFTPTYNGQDRYTGEMTRGGYAQNIVVDRRFVVSVPENLDPRGVAPLLCAGVTVWSPLRHFNVKSGDRVGVIGLGGLGHMAVKLASALGAEVTLFTTSPEKGADARRLGASRVVVSRDADQMAACAASLDVILDCVAAPHELDPYLAALKTNGQLVLVGIPDSPHPSPDVTPMVFRRLSISGTSIGSIKETQEMLDFCGRHNITAEIEMIRGAEVETAFARMLKSDVKYRFVIDIKGTSWVAD
- a CDS encoding winged helix-turn-helix transcriptional regulator, giving the protein MPVIVDGKLCFFADSAPRRLMALFSVKWSTMVLHALWHWPGQRSRPGELQRSLQGISKKMLLQTLRELEQRGLITRHVYPVVPPKVEYQLTPLGKTFAEPIEQMYQWGLDNEAALDEMEQNYRKAQQPGDPV
- a CDS encoding alpha/beta fold hydrolase, giving the protein MLRNFTGALCGALALLSSVSACAEEEFPIPTGFTSHYQTVDGVKLHYVKGGSGPLVFLVHGFGQTWYEWHQLMPLLAQHYTVVAPDLPGLGQSAPAPSLRGRDVAPLLFKLATRFSGEQKFDLVAHDIGIWNTWPMLVQHQAQIRKAVYMEAPIPDDSIYEFPAFTPEGESLVWHFSFFAADGQLAEKLITGKERLFFEHFIKTHAVNKAVFTPKLLDMYAKSYAKPHSLAAAFGYYRELNQNVQDNRKLSGTPLTLPVLAIGGGGHGGMGQFQVDQLRRYASNVTGKVLPGCGHWLPEECPGPLNSAVIDFLNAP